In a genomic window of Echeneis naucrates chromosome 4, fEcheNa1.1, whole genome shotgun sequence:
- the crb1 gene encoding protein crumbs homolog 1 produces MLTSIPPDPGSFCQQVINQCNSSPCQNGGRCENRVGSYICHCLKGNQDGILYGGLNCDVRLEGCEGHECQNQGSCSPFLSDGTHGYTCSCTAGYTGPLCTTPTTFSFERRGYLMLESPLVNVEFSCNIILGFKTVLSRALLFQRNNRGLILRLELEGGHLRLILRTEVFTDAETESPIQVLELQHNVTDGEWHTVEAMFGNWVLSLKLLDDTCSSGNHSCHKMAPVQGTLNRLVSHPQNTFIGGVLQGSDGPSESPALPAFIGCMRDVFVDWELIVPEEWLKDSAVNVSPGCSYGDHCQDLPCQNGGQCVSLWQNYQCWCPRPYEGHHCEEEPVTARFGNDDSHSFATFTVTDDPGPNLSISLYLRTRRHNGLLLVLARNSSQYLQMWLEGGRVTVQLNSFESLKAESQIDDGEVHFVSVEMLENHMALYIDAQKKGDVEIRTVSVHAGDTVYVGGMLEMSSAVSGYFKGCIQDLRINDNRLQFFGLDTSVRTYPLEFMENVTTGCSGDNACSSNPCLNGGMCYSKWEDFTCTCPPSTTGQHCEEVRWCELSPCPTGSECRMLNKGYECYSSATFLKESTVLSYQGNGHISRNLTNLSFNLRTRQNNAAILQAQKDSAFITVSIQDGVLFIELQSHTLQDIEAEREEGVSTVSLSSQRSVNDGEWHSVHVFMVAPWSQTSQWMLVVDEEIEEASTSRSLGGNMDFLRHGVDIFLGGLAPDASSSLAGCLGTVELGGIALPYLRSSDVSLPRLQDEQFIQMTLEPPLLGCTGAPVCEPKPCLNGGECQDLFNTYNCSCAEGWSGRHCDFYTNTCASSPCVHGNCSVNGLTYECTCELGYAGVDCEEEVDMCENHLCAHGGTCLHGPDRYACLCPENYTGPLCNERIEEIPWYIVVRKVRPKLPVSVCGDHTRNYTCFNGGNCTDKELSCDCPPGFIGHRCEQEVDECKSNPCLNGGYCHNLINKFVCVCDMSYAGDICQTDLTSESLSSDLSLSISLTAVVLQLILSCLVRAMVAQNHWPHPAGGEPHHTPPMERLTLSVGTIYMQD; encoded by the exons atgctaaccagTATACCGCCAGACCCAG GTTCCTTCTGTCAGCAGGTGATAAACCAGTGTAATTCCAGTCCCTGTCAGAATGGGGGAAGGTGTGAGAACCGTGTTGGAAGCTACATTTGCCACTGCCTCAAAGGGAATCAAGATGGCATTCTTTATGGAGGCCTAAACTGTGACGTCAGGCTTGAGGGCTGTGAGGGGCATGAATGCCAGAACCAAGGTTCCTGCTCTCCTTTCCTGTCGGATGGGACTCATGGTTACACCTGCTCCTGCACAGCTGGTTACACTGGACCCCTCTGCACAACCCCCACCACATTCTCCTTCGAACGCAGAGGCTACCTGATGCTTGAGAGTCCCTTGGTTAATGTTGAATTCTCTTGCAATATCATCCTTGGCTTTAAGACAGTCCTATCCAGAGCGTTATTGTTCCAGCGGAACAATAGGGGCTTGATATTGCGCCTGGAGTTAGAGGGAGGTCATCTTCGACTCATACTGAGGACAGAGGTTTTTACTGATGCTGAAACAGAGAGTCCTATTCAGGTGTTGGAGCTTCAACACAATGTCACAGATGGAGAGTGGCATACTGTAGAGGCTATGTTTGGAAACTGGGTGCTCAGTCTGAAACTCCTAGATGACACTTGCAGTAGTGGGAACCACTCATGCCACAAGATGGCCCCAGTCCAAGGAACCCTGAACAGGCTTGTGTCACATCCTCAAAACACATTTATCGGAGGAGTGCTTCAGGGATCAGATGGCCCCAGTGAGTCCCCTGCACTTCCAGCTTTTATTGGCTGCATGAGAGATGTGTTTGTAGACTGGGAACTCATTGTCCCTGAGGAATGGCTCAAAGACTCTGCTGTTAATGTGTCCCCTGGATGCAGCTACGGCGACCACTGTCAGGATTTGCCTTGCCAAAATGGAGGACAGTGTGTCAGCCTGTGGCAGAACTACCAGTGCTGGTGTCCAAGACCTTATGAGGGGCACCATTGTGAGGAAG AACCTGTGACTGCACGCTTTGGGAATGATGATTCTCATAGTTTTGCCACGTTCACAGTCACTGATGATCCGGGTCCCaacctctccatctctctatACCTGCGTACACGGAGGCACAATGGACTCCTCTTGGTGCTTGCCAGGAATAGCAGCCAGTATCTGCAAATGTGGCTAGAGGGTGGGAGGGTGACAGTTCAGCTCAATAGCTTTGAGAGTCTGAAGGCAGAGAGTCAAATTGATGATGGGGAAGTCCACTTTGTGAGCGTAGAGATGTTGGAGAATCATATGGCACTGTACATAGACGCTCAGAAAAAGGGTGACGTGGAGATCAGAACAGTCAGTGTCCATGCAGGAGATACTGTGTATGTGGGGGGTATGTTGGAGATGAGTTCAGCGGTTAGTGGATATTTTAAAGGCTGTATCCAGGACCTGAGGATCAATGATAATAGGCTGCAATTCTTTGGGTTGGACACCTCAGTGAGAACTTATCCTTTGGAGTTCATGGAAAACGTGACCACTGGGTGCTCAGGGGACAATGCCTGTAGT AGTAACCCATGTCTCAATGGGGGGATGTGTTACTCAAAGTGGGAAGACTTTACCTGCACCTGCCCCCCCAGCACAACAGGACAACACTGTGAAGAGGTCAGGTGGTGTGAGCTGTCCCCTTGTCCCACAGGTTCAGAGTGCAGGATGCTGAACAAAGGATATGAAT GCTACTCCAGTGCAACGTTCCTGAAGGAGAGCACTGTACTGTCATATCAGGGAAATGGCCACATATCCCGCAATCTAACTAACCTATCCTTTAACCTGCGCACAAGGCAGAACAATGCAGCTATTCTACAGGCACAAAAGGACTCAGCATTCATTACAGTCTCTATCCAGGATGGTGTTCTGTTCATAGAGCTACAGAGCCACACCTTACAGGACATTGAGgcggagagagaggagggtgtGTCGACAGTAAGCCTCAGCAGCCAGAGGAGTGTTAATGATGGTGAGTGGCACAGTGTCCATGTCTTCATGGTGGCACCATGGTCACAAACCTCCCAGTGGATGTTGGTTGTGGATGAAGAGATAGAGGAAGCCAGCACCTCCAGGAGCCTGGGTGGCAACATGGACTTCCTCAGACACGGGGTGGACATCTTTTTAGGGGGCCTGGCCCCAGATGCCAGCAGCTCCCTGGCTGGATGTCTGGGCACCGTAGAGCTGGGTGGCATTGCCCTTCCTTACTTGAGGTCTTCTGATGTGAGCCTCCCACGTCTGCAGGACGAACAGTTCATCCAGATGACACTGGAGCCACCACTCCTTGGCTGCACTGGGGCGCCTGTATGTGAGCCCAAACCCTGCTTGAATGGAGGGGAGTGCCAGGATCTCTTCAACACCTACAACTGCAGCTGTGCTGAGGGATGGTCTGGGAGACATTGTGACTTCTACACCAACACCTGTGCTTCCAGTCCGTGTGTCCATGGCAACTGTAGTGTGAACGGGCTGACTTATGAGTGTACCTGTGAACTTGGCTATGCAGGTGTGGACTGTGAGGAGGAGGTAGATATGTGTGAAAACCACTTGTGTGCACATGGAGGCACCTGTCTGCATGGGCCAGACAGGTATGCCTGCCTCTGCCCTGAGAACTACACCGGACCCCTCTGCAA TGAACGCATTGAAGAAATTCCATGGTACATTGTTGTCAGAAAAGT acgGCCCAAACTGCCTGTTTCTGTATGTGGTGATCACACCAGAAACTACACCTGCTTCAACGGGGGCAACTGCACTGATAAAGAGCTATCCTGTGACTGTCCCCCCGGATTCATTGGACATCG GTGTGAACAGGAGGTGGATGAGTGCAAGTCCAACCCTTGTCTGAATGGAGGCTACTGCCACAACCTCATCAACAAGTTTGTCTGCGTGTGTGACATGAGCTATGCCGGAGACATATGCCAGACAGAT